A region from the Acyrthosiphon pisum isolate AL4f chromosome A1, pea_aphid_22Mar2018_4r6ur, whole genome shotgun sequence genome encodes:
- the LOC100168038 gene encoding protein-glutamate O-methyltransferase, with the protein MKALSHCEEAMDILGKFLIKYFSKNDVQLKNIREDLPKIIKCALWGNRCDLSQTGGDAIAQTESPLDLVESLQDLMLADESSKIVDYLFTSLNESKDSKILDIILDNAGYELFTDLCLADYLVTYKFVNTVRFHGKAIPWFVSDVTSQDFTATINYIAHTSKSETLKELGKRWEGYFKSGQWTFENEQFWTLPFNFGQMKSLDNELYSKLSESFLIISKGDLNYRKLVGDIFWEPTVPFTQAVGSFKPSKLLALRTLKSDITCGLPEGLAEHISKNDPDWLKIGKYAVIHVDGL; encoded by the exons ATGAAGGCTTTATCGCATTGTGAAGAAGCTATGGATATTTTGGGAAAATTCCTAAtcaaatatttcagtaaaaacgatgttcagttaaaaaatattcgtGAAGACTTACCAAAAATCATCAAGTGTGCCTTGTGGGGAAATCGTTGCGATCTTTCACAAACTGGTGGTGATGCTATTGCACAAACTGAGAGCCCGTTAGATTTGGTTGAATCATTACAAGATCTTATGCTTGCCGACGAATCATCTAAAAtagttgattatttatttacttcacTCAACGAATCCAAAGACAGCAAAATTTTAG ataTCATATTGGACAATGCGGGCTATGAACTTTTCACGGACTTGTGTTTAGCTGATTATTTGGTGACATATAAATTCGTAAACACTGTACGGTTTCATGGAAAAGCTATACCATGGTTTGTATCTGATGTAACCAGTCAGGATTTCACagcaactataaattatatagctcATACATCTAAGAGTGAAACATTAAAAGAATTAGGCAAGCGTTGGGAAGGATATTTTAAATCAG gTCAATGGACATTTGAAAATGAACAATTTTGGACATTGCCATTCAACTTTGGTCAAATGAAATCATtagataatgaattatattcCAAACTTTCGGAGTCATTTTTAATCATATCCAAAGGAGATCTAAACTACAGGAAATTAGTCGGAGATATATTTTGGGAACCTACTGTACCTTTTACTCAAGCAGTGGGCAGTTTTAAGCCATCTAAATTACTAGCATTAAGAACATTGAAATCGGATATTACTTGTGGCTTACCAGAAGGTTTAGCAGAACATATATCAAAAAATGATCCAGACTGGTTAAAAATCGGCAAATATGCCGTTATTCATGTAGATGGTCTTTAA
- the LOC100165315 gene encoding ribosomal protein L13-like isoform X1 gives MAPSGNNMIPNGHFHKDWQRYIKTWFNQPARKYRRHQNRIKKAKELAPKPAAGPLRPVVHCPTLRYHTKVRAGRGFTLQELKGAGLNKHYARTIGIAVDTRRRNKSVESLQVNIERLKEYRSKLILFPLKSKTNKIKKGEATEEECKTATQFKGVVLPIQQSVSKEPEARAITEEEKKFNAFNAICQARLEAKLVGIKEKKAKEAAENPDAAKKAADKKGKGKKKK, from the exons ATGGCTCCAAGCGGAAATAATATGATCCCAAATGGTCATTTTCACAAAGACTGGCAACGATACATTAAGACCTGGTTCAATCAACCAGCTCGTAAATACAGGCGTCACCAGAATCGTATTAAGAAAGCCAAAGAGTTGGCACCTAAACCAGCGGCGGGGCCTTTGCGACCAGTTGTACATTGCCCAACATTGCGATACCACACTAAAGTCCGTGCCGGACGTGGTTTTACTCTGCAAGAGCTGaag GGTGCtggtttaaataaacattatgcCCGTACCATTGGCATTGCTGTAGACACTAGGCGCCGTAACAAAAGTGTAGAATCGTTGCAAGTGAACATTGAACGTTTGAAGGAGTACCGTTCCAAATTGATTTTGTTCCCGCTCAAGAGCAAGACCAATAAGATTAAGAAGGGTGAAGCTACT GAAGAAGAATGCAAGACAGCTACACAATTTAAGGGAGTTGTATTGCCCATCCAACAGTCTGTCAGCAAAGAACCTGAAGCACGAGCTATCACTGAAGAAGAGAAGAAGTTCAATGCTTTCAACGCTATTTGCCAG GCAAGACTTGAAGCTAAATTGGTTGGTATCAAAGAAAAGAAGGCCAAGGAAGCTGCAGAAAACCCAGATGCGGCGAAAAAAGCTGCTGACAAGAAGGGTAAAGGAAAGAAGAAGAAGTGA
- the LOC100165315 gene encoding ribosomal protein L13-like (The RefSeq protein has 1 non-frameshifting indel compared to this genomic sequence), with the protein MAPSGNNMIPNGHFHKDWQRYIKTWFNQPARKYRRHQNRIKKAKELAPKPAAGPLRPVVHCPTLRYHTKVRAGRGFTLQELKGAGLNKHYARTIGIAVDTRRRNKSVESLQVNIERLKEYRSKLILFPLKSKTNKIKKGEATEEECKTATQFKGVVLPIQQSVSKEPEARAITEEEKKFNAFNAICQARLEAKLVGIKEKKAKEAAENPDAAKKAADKKGKGKKK; encoded by the exons ATGGCTCCAAGCGGAAATAATATGATCCCAAATGGTCATTTTCACAAAGACTGGCAACGATACATTAAGACCTGGTTCAATCAACCAGCTCGTAAATACAGGCGTCACCAGAATCGTATTAAGAAAGCCAAAGAGTTGGCACCTAAACCAGCGGCGGGGCCTTTGCGACCAGTTGTACATTGCCCAACATTGCGATACCACACTAAAGTCCGTGCCGGACGTGGTTTTACTCTGCAAGAGCTGaag GGTGCtggtttaaataaacattatgcCCGTACCATTGGCATTGCTGTAGACACTAGGCGCCGTAACAAAAGTGTAGAATCGTTGCAAGTGAACATTGAACGTTTGAAGGAGTACCGTTCCAAATTGATTTTGTTCCCGCTCAAGAGCAAGACCAATAAGATTAAGAAGGGTGAAGCTACT GAAGAAGAATGCAAGACAGCTACACAATTTAAGGGAGTTGTATTGCCCATCCAACAGTCTGTCAGCAAAGAACCTGAAGCACGAGCTATCACTGAAGAAGAGAAGAAGTTCAATGCTTTCAACGCTATTTGCCAG GCAAGACTTGAAGCTAAATTGGTTGGTATCAAAGAAAAGAAGGCCAAGGAAGCTGCAGAAAACCCAGATGCGGCGAAAAAAGCTGCTGACAAGAAGGGTAAAGGAAAGAAGAAGAAGTGA
- the LOC100167339 gene encoding pyruvate dehydrogenase phosphatase regulatory subunit, mitochondrial isoform X2 encodes MFLTRWQKRLYLKKLNCWSISLSSFDCTRTHSTINHESVLPTQAQVVICGTGVVANSLAYHLVENGWSDIVLIDQGKPCGGTSHFGSGTLGLFKPIAERNIIMYSIKLYRQLEAKGYDIGLKQCGSLNLAQTKDRMIALKRRIAYSSPTGLHCEMLGKNELKRLHPFLNTDDLEGGVWVPEDGVADPQAICKSLAKLASEGGAHYVTNCHIQKVVTEEDRIKGVHTSRGFIYCEYFVNCAGMWAREVGNLCSPKVRVPVYPAEHFYVTTSPLPGIGVDLPCIRDFDSHIYAREYNSGFLVGGFEKIAKPAFLNMKLIPPDWKKDMPSDWNHFMPYWEKAMSRIPILKDAVYPTLANSPDTFTPNGKWILGETPEIDNYFVAVGMNGNPLQGAGGIGKAMAEWIIEGKPTQEHLAFDVQRFLDLHNNRMYLQERTKEVVGRHYSIPFPHQNEYKNARKLRCSPLFSVLEKRGAVFGTRMGYERPLYFDTTYNGKGPPPEMPPGTFYKPKFFDFMLEEYHACRESVGIIDMSSFSKMKIQSQCNGVVDWLQSLCTNDVNIPVGGIVHTGMLNERGGYENDCLLVRERENCYLMVSPTSQQTRVLDWLKDHLPKDESIQLADITSMYTVVNIIGPKAGALISELSQTDIDINVQPFTYKTVNIGYASDVMMMAFTHTGEPGFCLYIPSEYALHVYDRLISVGFDYGIRDVGSLTQRFMRIEKFIPFWAEDLTRDTTPFEAGCNHVVKLDKEYFIGKFALQRQKDQGITKKLVMFILDDLDPDKDIWSWGLEPIYRNGKFVGTVTSAGYGFTMEKLVCLAYIRRPFTDNRNRNHMVITNDYILSPTAKYEIDIAGTRFPVTPKIHTPCVNINMQKVSDDSQYVPKVISQITRN; translated from the exons ATGTTCCTGACCAGATGGCAAAAAAGATTGTACTTGAAAAAGTTGAATTGTTGGTCTATTAGCCTCAGCAGTTTTGACTGTACCCGTACACATTCTACAATAAATCATGAGTCTGTACTCCCAACCCAAGCACAGGTCGTAATATGTGGTACAGGAGTAGTGGCCAATTCGCTGGCCTACCATTTAGTGGAAAATGGGTGGTCAGATATTGTGCTCATTGACCAGGGAAA ACCTTGTGGAGGGACATCACATTTCGGTTCAGGAACTCTGGGCTTATTCAAACCAATTGCTGAACGCAATATCATTATGTACAGTATTAAGTTATATAGACAGTTAGAAGCTAAAGGATATGATATTG gtTTAAAACAATGCGGTAGCTTAAATTTAGCACAAACTAAAGACAGAATGATAGCATTAAAACGGAGGATTGCATATAGTTCACCTACTGGATTGCACTGTGAG atgctAGGAAAAAATGAACTGAAAAGATTACAcccatttttaaatactgatgaCTTAGAAGGTGGTGTATGGGTTCCTGAAGATGGAGTGGCAGATCCTCAAGCAATCTGTAAATCATTAGCTAAATTAGCTTCTGAAGGTGGTGCTCATTATGTTACTAACTGCCATATTCAGAAAGTTGTTACTGAAGAAGATCGAATTAAGGGCGTCCATACTAGCCGAGGGTTTATCTACTGTGAATATTTTGTGAACTGTGCAGGAatg tgggCAAGAGAAGTAGGGAATTTATGTTCTCCTAAAGTCAGGGTGCCTGTGTACCCCGCTGAACACTTTTACGTTACAACTAGTCCATTGCCCGGAATTGGTGTCGATTTACCATGTATTAGAGATTTTGATTCTCATATTTATGCCAGAGAGTATAACTCTGGATTCCTGGTTGGCGGATTTGAAAAAATCGCTAAACCTGCTTTtcttaatatgaaattaataccACCAGATTGGAAAAAAGATATGCCTTCAGATTGGAATCATTTta TGCCCTATTGGGAAAAAGCTATGTCTCGAATCCCAATTCTTAAAGATGCTGTTTATCCAACATTGGCCAACTCTCCAGATACATTTACACCAAATGGCAAATGGATTTTGGGAGAAACACCAGAA attgacAACTACTTTGTAGCTGTTGGAATGAATGGCAATCCATTACAAGGAGCTGGGGGAATAGGAAAAGCTATGGCTGAATGGATAATTGAAGGAAAACCTACACAAGAACATTTAGCTTTTGATGTACAACGGTTTTTAGATCTTCATAATAATAGAATGTACTTACAAGAGCGTACAAAGGAAGTAGTTGgcag acacTATTCAATACCATTTCCTCATCAAAATGAATACAAGAATGCTAGAAAATTACGGTGTTCACCATTATTCAGTGTTTTGGAAAAAAGAGGAGCAGTTTTTGGTACTCGAATGGGATATGAACGACCATTGTACTTTGACACAACATacaatg gaAAAGGACCTCCTCCAGAAATGCCACCGGGTACATTTTACAAACCAAAATTCTTTGACTTTATGTTGGAAGAATATCATGCTTGCAGAGAATCTGTTGGAATTATAGATATGTCTTCATtttctaaaatgaaaattcag TCTCAATGTAACGGAGTTGTCGATTGGTTACAATCTTTGTGTACAAATGATGTAAATATTCCTGTTGGCGGTATTGTCCACACAGGAATGTTGAATGAAAGAGGTGGTTACGAAAATGACTGTTTATTAGTGCGTGAACGGGAAAATTG TTACTTAATGGTATCACCAACCAGTCAACAAACCAGAGTTTTAGATTGGCTTAAAGACCATTTGCCAAAAGACGAATCAATTCAGCTAGCAGATATAACTTCAATGTATACTGTCGTAAACATAATTGGTCCTAAAGCAGGTGCTTTGATATCTGAACTGTCACAGACTGATATTGACATAAATGTACAACCTTTCACATATAAG acTGTAAACATTGGTTACGCTTCTGATGTTATGATGATGGCTTTTACACATACCGGTGAACCTGGATTTTGTCTGTATATACCATCTGAATATGCACTGCACGTGTATGATCGTTTGATTTCTGTTGGATTTGACTATGGAATTAGGGATGTTGGCAGTTTAACACAACGGTTTATGAGAATTGAGAAATTTATACCGTTTTGGGCAGAAGATTTAACTCGCGACACTACACCGTTCGAAGCTGGCTGCAATCATGTTGTAAAACTTGAT AAAGAATACTTCATTGGGAAATTTGCACTACAACGTCAAAAAGATCAAGGAATTACCAAAAAActtgttatgtttattttagatGACTTAGATCCTGATAAGGATATATGGTCTTGGGGATTGGAACCTATTTACAGAAATGGTAAATTTGTTGGAACTGTAACATCAGCTGG ATATGGTTTTACCATGGAAAAATTAGTATGTTTGGCATACATTCGGCGACCTTTTACAGATAATCGTAATAGAAATCATATGGTTATCACAAATGATTATATATTGTCCCCAACAGCGAAATATGAAATTGATATAGCTGGAACTAGGTTTCCAGTTACTCCAAAAATACATACTCcatgtgtaaatataaatatgcagAAAGTTTCAGATGACTCGCAATATGTGCCAAAAGTGATATCTCAAATAACAAGGAACTAA
- the LOC100167339 gene encoding pyruvate dehydrogenase phosphatase regulatory subunit, mitochondrial isoform X1, translating into MFLTRWQKRLYLKKLNCWSISLSSFDCTRTHSTINHESVLPTQAQVVICGTGVVANSLAYHLVENGWSDIVLIDQGKPCGGTSHFGSGTLGLFKPIAERNIIMYSIKLYRQLEAKGYDIGLKQCGSLNLAQTKDRMIALKRRIAYSSPTGLHCEMLGKNELKRLHPFLNTDDLEGGVWVPEDGVADPQAICKSLAKLASEGGAHYVTNCHIQKVVTEEDRIKGVHTSRGFIYCEYFVNCAGMWAREVGNLCSPKVRVPVYPAEHFYVTTSPLPGIGVDLPCIRDFDSHIYAREYNSGFLVGGFEKIAKPAFLNMKLIPPDWKKDMPSDWNHFMPYWEKAMSRIPILKDAVYPTLANSPDTFTPNGKWILGETPEIDNYFVAVGMNGNPLQGAGGIGKAMAEWIIEGKPTQEHLAFDVQRFLDLHNNRMYLQERTKEVVGRHYSIPFPHQNEYKNARKLRCSPLFSVLEKRGAVFGTRMGYERPLYFDTTYNGKGPPPEMPPGTFYKPKFFDFMLEEYHACRESVGIIDMSSFSKMKIQGKQDMNDDTESQCNGVVDWLQSLCTNDVNIPVGGIVHTGMLNERGGYENDCLLVRERENCYLMVSPTSQQTRVLDWLKDHLPKDESIQLADITSMYTVVNIIGPKAGALISELSQTDIDINVQPFTYKTVNIGYASDVMMMAFTHTGEPGFCLYIPSEYALHVYDRLISVGFDYGIRDVGSLTQRFMRIEKFIPFWAEDLTRDTTPFEAGCNHVVKLDKEYFIGKFALQRQKDQGITKKLVMFILDDLDPDKDIWSWGLEPIYRNGKFVGTVTSAGYGFTMEKLVCLAYIRRPFTDNRNRNHMVITNDYILSPTAKYEIDIAGTRFPVTPKIHTPCVNINMQKVSDDSQYVPKVISQITRN; encoded by the exons ATGTTCCTGACCAGATGGCAAAAAAGATTGTACTTGAAAAAGTTGAATTGTTGGTCTATTAGCCTCAGCAGTTTTGACTGTACCCGTACACATTCTACAATAAATCATGAGTCTGTACTCCCAACCCAAGCACAGGTCGTAATATGTGGTACAGGAGTAGTGGCCAATTCGCTGGCCTACCATTTAGTGGAAAATGGGTGGTCAGATATTGTGCTCATTGACCAGGGAAA ACCTTGTGGAGGGACATCACATTTCGGTTCAGGAACTCTGGGCTTATTCAAACCAATTGCTGAACGCAATATCATTATGTACAGTATTAAGTTATATAGACAGTTAGAAGCTAAAGGATATGATATTG gtTTAAAACAATGCGGTAGCTTAAATTTAGCACAAACTAAAGACAGAATGATAGCATTAAAACGGAGGATTGCATATAGTTCACCTACTGGATTGCACTGTGAG atgctAGGAAAAAATGAACTGAAAAGATTACAcccatttttaaatactgatgaCTTAGAAGGTGGTGTATGGGTTCCTGAAGATGGAGTGGCAGATCCTCAAGCAATCTGTAAATCATTAGCTAAATTAGCTTCTGAAGGTGGTGCTCATTATGTTACTAACTGCCATATTCAGAAAGTTGTTACTGAAGAAGATCGAATTAAGGGCGTCCATACTAGCCGAGGGTTTATCTACTGTGAATATTTTGTGAACTGTGCAGGAatg tgggCAAGAGAAGTAGGGAATTTATGTTCTCCTAAAGTCAGGGTGCCTGTGTACCCCGCTGAACACTTTTACGTTACAACTAGTCCATTGCCCGGAATTGGTGTCGATTTACCATGTATTAGAGATTTTGATTCTCATATTTATGCCAGAGAGTATAACTCTGGATTCCTGGTTGGCGGATTTGAAAAAATCGCTAAACCTGCTTTtcttaatatgaaattaataccACCAGATTGGAAAAAAGATATGCCTTCAGATTGGAATCATTTta TGCCCTATTGGGAAAAAGCTATGTCTCGAATCCCAATTCTTAAAGATGCTGTTTATCCAACATTGGCCAACTCTCCAGATACATTTACACCAAATGGCAAATGGATTTTGGGAGAAACACCAGAA attgacAACTACTTTGTAGCTGTTGGAATGAATGGCAATCCATTACAAGGAGCTGGGGGAATAGGAAAAGCTATGGCTGAATGGATAATTGAAGGAAAACCTACACAAGAACATTTAGCTTTTGATGTACAACGGTTTTTAGATCTTCATAATAATAGAATGTACTTACAAGAGCGTACAAAGGAAGTAGTTGgcag acacTATTCAATACCATTTCCTCATCAAAATGAATACAAGAATGCTAGAAAATTACGGTGTTCACCATTATTCAGTGTTTTGGAAAAAAGAGGAGCAGTTTTTGGTACTCGAATGGGATATGAACGACCATTGTACTTTGACACAACATacaatg gaAAAGGACCTCCTCCAGAAATGCCACCGGGTACATTTTACAAACCAAAATTCTTTGACTTTATGTTGGAAGAATATCATGCTTGCAGAGAATCTGTTGGAATTATAGATATGTCTTCATtttctaaaatgaaaattcag gGAAAACAAGATATGAACGACGATACCGAG TCTCAATGTAACGGAGTTGTCGATTGGTTACAATCTTTGTGTACAAATGATGTAAATATTCCTGTTGGCGGTATTGTCCACACAGGAATGTTGAATGAAAGAGGTGGTTACGAAAATGACTGTTTATTAGTGCGTGAACGGGAAAATTG TTACTTAATGGTATCACCAACCAGTCAACAAACCAGAGTTTTAGATTGGCTTAAAGACCATTTGCCAAAAGACGAATCAATTCAGCTAGCAGATATAACTTCAATGTATACTGTCGTAAACATAATTGGTCCTAAAGCAGGTGCTTTGATATCTGAACTGTCACAGACTGATATTGACATAAATGTACAACCTTTCACATATAAG acTGTAAACATTGGTTACGCTTCTGATGTTATGATGATGGCTTTTACACATACCGGTGAACCTGGATTTTGTCTGTATATACCATCTGAATATGCACTGCACGTGTATGATCGTTTGATTTCTGTTGGATTTGACTATGGAATTAGGGATGTTGGCAGTTTAACACAACGGTTTATGAGAATTGAGAAATTTATACCGTTTTGGGCAGAAGATTTAACTCGCGACACTACACCGTTCGAAGCTGGCTGCAATCATGTTGTAAAACTTGAT AAAGAATACTTCATTGGGAAATTTGCACTACAACGTCAAAAAGATCAAGGAATTACCAAAAAActtgttatgtttattttagatGACTTAGATCCTGATAAGGATATATGGTCTTGGGGATTGGAACCTATTTACAGAAATGGTAAATTTGTTGGAACTGTAACATCAGCTGG ATATGGTTTTACCATGGAAAAATTAGTATGTTTGGCATACATTCGGCGACCTTTTACAGATAATCGTAATAGAAATCATATGGTTATCACAAATGATTATATATTGTCCCCAACAGCGAAATATGAAATTGATATAGCTGGAACTAGGTTTCCAGTTACTCCAAAAATACATACTCcatgtgtaaatataaatatgcagAAAGTTTCAGATGACTCGCAATATGTGCCAAAAGTGATATCTCAAATAACAAGGAACTAA